In Hermetia illucens chromosome 5, iHerIll2.2.curated.20191125, whole genome shotgun sequence, a single window of DNA contains:
- the LOC119658180 gene encoding uncharacterized protein LOC119658180 has translation MSDILNVTRKISFDNSISKIEYHSYSPFLSSYNSSDEIRIPIQQQDLCILPSQSFIYIEGALTKTDGTISALAKLTNNSIAFLFDEIRYELNGVEIDRNKNVGITSMLKNYVSLNENESKMLYNAAWSPNESITPSSGYFNFSIPLRKLLGFAEDYKKIIVNAKHELILVRTRSDENAFISSTDNVHIKIFKLQWKVPHVSPDGAEKLSMLKYIESGHPIQISFRNWELYEYPVLPTTTDHVWNVKTTGQLEKPRYVILALQANRNNLKDKDVSKFDHCDLTNIKIHLNSESYPYDDMNIKFSRDRFALLYDMYCNFQQSYYGVQPQPLLSRSEYKESAPIIVIDCSRQNESMKSGSVDIRLDMKTSADVPALTTAYCLLLHDRVIEYNPLTSSVQKLV, from the coding sequence atgagcGATATCCTGAACGTTACACGTAAAATCAgttttgataatagtatatcaaaAATTGAATACCATAGCTACTCTCCATTCTTATCATCATACAACTCCAGTGATGAAATCCGAATACCCATACAACAAcaggatttgtgtattttgcCGAGTCAGAGTTTCATTTACATTGAAGGCGCCTTAACTAAAACAGATGGAACAATATCAGCACTCGCTAAATTGACGAATAATAGCATAGCTTTCCTATTTGATGAGATAAGATATGAACTGAATGGAGTAGAAATCGATCGAAACAAAAATGTGGGAATAACATCGATGTTAAAAAATTATGTATCACttaatgaaaacgaaagtaaaATGCTTTATAATGCCGCTTGGTCACCGAACGAATCTATCACACCGTCAAGTGGTTACTTCAACTTTTCTATTCCGCTAAGAAAACTTTTGGGATTTGCCGAGGACTACAAGAAAATTATTGTAAACGCTAAACACGAGCTAATTTTGGTTCGCACTAGAAGCgatgaaaatgcatttatttcatcCACTGATAATGTACAcatcaaaatttttaaactacAGTGGAAGGTGCCCCATGTTAGTCCCGATGGCGCTGAAAAATTGTCAATGTTGAAATATATTGAATCGGGACATCCGATTCAAATAAGCTTTCGAAATTGGGAACTGTACGAATATCCGGTTCTGCCCACAACAACAGATCATGTGTGGAATGTGAAAACCACAGGTCAACTCGAAAAACCTCGATATGTTATTTTAGCTTTACAGGCAAATCGGAACAATCTCAAAGACAAAGATGTCAGCAAATTTGATCACTGTGatttaacaaatatcaaaatacaTTTAAACTCCGAATCGTATCCTTATGACGatatgaatattaaattttcccgTGATCGATTCGCTCTTCTTTATGATATGTACTGCAATTTTCAACAATCTTATTACGGTGTACAACCTCAGCCACTACTTTCACGAAGCGAATATAAGGAATCTGCACCAATTATAGTAATTGATTGTTCACGTCAAAATGAATCCATGAAATCTGGCTCAGTGGACATAAGGTTAGACATGAAAACATCTGCAGATGTGCCTGCCTTAACAACGGCTTACTGCTTGCTCCTTCATGATCGTGTGATAGAGTACAACCCACTTACTTCTTCAGTTCAAAAACTTGTATAA